A single Acidimicrobiia bacterium DNA region contains:
- the moaA gene encoding GTP 3',8-cyclase MoaA, translating to MSRQLIDSFGRVHRDLRISVTDRCNFRCTYCMPAEGLDWVPRDELLTFEEIERAARLMVERYGVTSIRLTGGEPTVRAHLPVLVDMLAQLPVDLSMTTNATKLSTLAEDLKRAGLRRVNVSLDSLRPERFAELTLREDLGKVLDGIDAALAAGFDPVKINMVVMTGINDDEIVDFARFGRDKGATVRFIEFMPLDASEQWTEDSVVTQQQIVERINEVFPLVPKERTAAPATRFVYEDGRGEIGVVASVTQKFCDSCDRVRLTADGQFRNCLFAVDEFDLRALLRSGADDDEVGEFLEKAVAGKWAGHGIGTVNFIRPSRSMSQIGG from the coding sequence ATGAGCCGGCAACTGATTGATTCTTTCGGGCGGGTGCATCGAGATCTGCGTATTTCGGTGACCGATCGTTGTAATTTTCGTTGTACTTATTGCATGCCAGCCGAGGGGTTGGATTGGGTGCCCCGAGACGAGCTTTTGACTTTTGAAGAGATAGAACGTGCGGCGCGTTTAATGGTGGAGCGTTACGGGGTGACCAGTATTCGCTTGACCGGCGGTGAGCCCACGGTGCGTGCCCATCTACCAGTTTTGGTTGACATGCTGGCGCAACTACCGGTGGATTTGTCTATGACTACCAATGCCACAAAATTGTCGACTTTGGCGGAAGATTTAAAGCGTGCAGGTTTGAGGCGGGTAAATGTTTCGTTGGATTCTTTGCGCCCGGAGCGTTTTGCCGAGTTGACCTTGCGCGAAGACCTCGGCAAGGTTCTCGATGGCATTGATGCTGCTTTGGCTGCTGGTTTTGACCCGGTGAAAATCAACATGGTGGTTATGACCGGAATAAACGATGACGAGATTGTGGACTTTGCTCGCTTTGGCCGAGACAAAGGGGCGACGGTGCGCTTTATTGAGTTCATGCCTTTGGATGCTTCTGAACAGTGGACTGAGGATTCGGTAGTTACCCAACAGCAAATTGTAGAACGCATTAATGAGGTCTTTCCCTTGGTGCCAAAGGAGCGCACTGCGGCACCGGCTACCCGTTTTGTTTACGAAGATGGCCGGGGTGAAATTGGGGTGGTGGCCAGCGTTACGCAAAAGTTCTGTGATTCTTGCGACCGGGTGCGGTTAACCGCTGATGGACAGTTTCGTAATTGTTTGTTTGCGGTTGACGAGTTCGATTTGCGGGCTTTGTTGCGTTCGGGCGCCGACGACGATGAGGTGGGGGAGTTTTTAGAAAAAGCGGTGGCCGGTAAATGGGCGGGCCACGGTATTGGCACGGTGAACTTTATTCGCCCGTCGCGGTCCATGTCGCAAATTGGGGGTTGA
- a CDS encoding molybdopterin molybdotransferase MoeA, giving the protein MIPLEEAQKYVLERCPVVASVKRHPNDSLGLVLTAEVMTTEAVPPFANTAMDGFAVRASDTQEAPKQLKVVDTLAAGAVPQVMVQAGEAIRIMTGAPMPPGADAVIMVELTSVEGDQVMVEAEVPEGNHVRNAGEDLQPGQIVFAAGQVLTPGHLGVLASIGCVEVLVREPLRVGVMSTGDELIDGPQALAPGQIRDANRHSLLALLAETGFVGVDLGLVPDNQEALEEAFSAACLGEQRCHAVLSSGGVSMGDFDYVKVVLDRLGDMRWMQVAIKPAKPLAFGVVGEVPVFGLPGNPVSSMVSFELFARPALRAMAGHEELSRPRVLATLEGALPRHLDGKTHFNRVAATLVDGRYRVRSAGGQGSHQLSAMAAADALAVLPDGPGAQDGDQVEVLLLR; this is encoded by the coding sequence ATGATTCCGTTAGAAGAAGCCCAAAAATATGTGTTGGAGCGCTGCCCGGTGGTGGCCTCGGTGAAGCGACACCCCAATGATTCTTTGGGTTTGGTGTTGACGGCCGAGGTAATGACTACCGAAGCGGTGCCGCCTTTTGCTAATACCGCTATGGACGGGTTTGCGGTGCGGGCCTCCGATACGCAGGAGGCACCCAAACAACTTAAGGTTGTCGACACTTTGGCTGCGGGGGCGGTGCCTCAGGTGATGGTTCAGGCGGGTGAAGCGATTCGCATTATGACCGGCGCGCCGATGCCGCCGGGGGCCGATGCGGTGATCATGGTGGAGTTGACCTCGGTGGAGGGTGACCAAGTGATGGTGGAAGCTGAAGTGCCAGAGGGCAACCATGTGCGCAACGCTGGCGAAGATTTACAACCCGGTCAAATAGTTTTTGCGGCGGGCCAGGTCTTGACCCCGGGGCATCTTGGGGTGCTGGCCAGCATCGGCTGTGTTGAGGTTCTGGTGCGGGAGCCTTTGCGAGTGGGTGTGATGTCTACCGGCGACGAGTTGATCGATGGCCCTCAGGCGTTGGCTCCGGGGCAAATTCGTGACGCTAACCGGCATTCTCTGTTGGCTTTGTTAGCTGAAACGGGTTTTGTGGGCGTTGATTTGGGTTTGGTGCCCGACAACCAAGAGGCGCTTGAAGAAGCGTTTTCTGCGGCTTGTCTGGGTGAGCAGCGGTGCCATGCCGTGCTTTCGTCGGGTGGGGTAAGCATGGGGGATTTTGATTACGTCAAGGTGGTGCTTGATCGTTTGGGAGACATGCGCTGGATGCAGGTAGCGATTAAGCCAGCTAAGCCGTTGGCTTTTGGTGTGGTGGGCGAGGTGCCGGTGTTTGGTTTGCCCGGCAACCCGGTGTCGTCCATGGTGTCGTTTGAACTTTTTGCTCGCCCGGCTTTGCGGGCTATGGCCGGGCACGAAGAACTCAGCCGTCCTCGAGTTTTGGCTACTTTGGAGGGGGCGTTGCCGCGTCACCTTGATGGGAAAACGCATTTCAATCGGGTGGCGGCCACCTTGGTGGATGGCCGCTACCGGGTGCGTTCGGCGGGTGGTCAGGGCTCGCATCAGTTGTCGGCCATGGCGGCCGCCGATGCTTTGGCAGTGTTGCCTGACGGGCCGGGGGCCCAAGATGGTGACCAGGTTGAGGTTTTGTTGTTGCGCTAG
- a CDS encoding glycerol-3-phosphate acyltransferase produces the protein MLTYMLVNVVLIAAAYLLGTFPSAHLVAGRVGMDPTKEGSGNPGATNVYRIAGRRPGVVVFFLDFLKGLVAATAGLALDGRPLGVACWVAATVGHVVPVTRGLKGGKGVATSAGGAVVLFPLPAAGGFALFFLLAQVTKKVSLGSISVALAMPLLLVLTGRPANEVWGTAALGLLIVARHHRNIRRLLNGTESSWSPR, from the coding sequence ATGCTTACCTACATGTTGGTCAACGTGGTGCTGATAGCGGCGGCTTATTTATTGGGCACGTTCCCTTCGGCGCACTTGGTGGCGGGCCGGGTAGGTATGGACCCCACCAAAGAGGGTTCGGGTAACCCGGGGGCCACCAACGTTTACCGTATTGCTGGGCGTCGCCCTGGGGTGGTGGTGTTTTTTCTGGATTTTTTAAAGGGCTTGGTGGCGGCCACGGCGGGTTTAGCATTGGATGGTCGCCCTTTGGGGGTGGCGTGTTGGGTGGCGGCCACCGTGGGCCATGTGGTGCCGGTGACTCGTGGGTTAAAGGGCGGAAAAGGGGTAGCGACCAGTGCCGGAGGAGCGGTGGTTTTGTTTCCTTTGCCGGCCGCCGGGGGTTTTGCTTTGTTTTTCTTGTTGGCTCAGGTAACGAAAAAGGTTTCTTTGGGTTCGATTTCGGTGGCTCTGGCTATGCCGTTGCTGCTGGTGTTAACGGGCCGTCCGGCCAACGAGGTGTGGGGGACTGCTGCTTTGGGATTGCTGATTGTGGCTCGTCATCACCGCAATATTCGGCGGTTGCTTAATGGCACCGAGTCTTCTTGGTCTCCTCGGTAA
- a CDS encoding FmdB family transcriptional regulator yields the protein MPTYQYRCQTCAHEFEARQSFADDALTDCPASDCHGSVNKVFSGVGIAFKGDGFYRNDHGASKKTTTPKKTSSGSTSTSEPSTTKTESTKKPAENKTSTTSSSD from the coding sequence ATGCCCACTTACCAATACCGTTGCCAAACCTGCGCCCACGAATTTGAGGCCCGTCAATCTTTTGCTGACGATGCCCTCACCGACTGCCCCGCCAGCGATTGCCACGGTTCGGTCAACAAAGTATTTAGCGGCGTAGGCATCGCCTTTAAAGGCGACGGTTTTTACCGCAACGACCACGGGGCCTCCAAAAAAACCACGACGCCTAAAAAAACTAGCAGCGGTTCGACCAGTACCTCTGAGCCCTCAACCACCAAAACTGAGTCGACCAAAAAGCCTGCCGAAAACAAAACCAGCACCACCAGTTCGTCGGACTAA
- a CDS encoding undecaprenyl-diphosphate phosphatase has product MLPLLHAFFLGLLQGVTEFLPVSSSGHLALAPWLFGWDDFAGKPELENAFDVALHLGTLAGAVVYLRSDIVRYATAGFGWLRKRDRLAGDAATAMFLLVTAVPTGLLGVGVLAVTEDLGDRIWLVALCLILFGLLLGWADRRPAERSLSDLGMGHAVLLGVAQGLAFQPGVSRSGVTLTVARFFGLAREEAARLVFLMSLPVIAGAGLIKASDLQVPSGWRAAFVVGTLAAALSGWLAVSGMIRLVAHRNFDSFVVYRVLLGSGVLLLLASGVR; this is encoded by the coding sequence ATTTTGCCGCTTCTTCATGCGTTTTTTTTAGGGTTGTTGCAGGGGGTTACCGAGTTTTTACCGGTGTCTTCTAGCGGACATTTGGCGTTGGCTCCTTGGCTGTTTGGGTGGGATGATTTTGCCGGAAAACCCGAGTTGGAAAATGCTTTCGATGTGGCTTTACATTTAGGGACCTTGGCCGGGGCGGTGGTGTATTTGCGGTCCGACATTGTTCGGTACGCCACGGCGGGCTTTGGTTGGTTGCGTAAACGGGACCGTTTAGCGGGTGATGCCGCTACGGCAATGTTTTTGCTGGTTACGGCGGTGCCCACCGGGCTTTTGGGTGTGGGGGTGTTGGCGGTGACCGAAGACTTGGGTGACCGTATTTGGTTGGTGGCGCTTTGTTTGATTCTTTTTGGTTTGTTGCTGGGTTGGGCTGATCGCCGGCCTGCGGAGCGTTCTTTAAGCGATTTGGGAATGGGCCACGCAGTGTTGTTGGGGGTAGCGCAAGGTTTGGCTTTTCAGCCGGGGGTTTCTCGTTCGGGGGTCACCTTGACGGTGGCTAGGTTTTTTGGTTTAGCTCGTGAAGAAGCCGCCCGCTTAGTATTTTTGATGAGCTTGCCAGTTATTGCCGGGGCGGGGCTGATTAAAGCCTCCGACCTGCAGGTGCCGTCGGGCTGGCGGGCCGCTTTTGTGGTGGGCACGTTGGCTGCAGCGCTCAGTGGATGGCTGGCTGTGTCGGGCATGATCCGTTTGGTCGCCCATCGAAACTTTGACAGTTTTGTTGTTTACCGGGTGTTGCTAGGTAGCGGGGTGTTGTTGCTGTTGGCCAGCGGGGTGCGTTAG
- a CDS encoding TldD/PmbA family protein: MSDLLSLCDRLVAQAQPGEQVEVVAVHERETEVRAYEGQVESLTAAESQGVGVRVIRDGRQGFASAGTLDLAILDETLAEARENLAFATPDEFCALATPDALDPAVLDIYRQELVDFPVESKVALALELERRTRQGDPRIIGVESADYSDSVTQTAVATTTGIRTTAAETGCFLSAYSLAEENGDTQAGFGFSVGRQPSDLEVSQAATDAVERSTRMLGAVKPPSGRMMVVLDPWVSAQFLGIVGGTLSGEAVQKGRSLFAERLGDQVAAASLTLIDDPTNPAAFTATATDGEGLATRRNVLMQDGRLEKFVHNSYTARRVGTASTGSAVRGYSSTPGVGVQAVSVQPGQLSPDALIAGITDGLLVQGVSGLHSGVNPVSGDFSTGAEGLRIRNGELAEPVREFTIASTLQKMLLEVTAVGDDLVWLPMKAAGVTLVIAELTVSGA; encoded by the coding sequence ATGAGCGACCTTTTATCTCTTTGTGATCGTTTGGTAGCCCAGGCCCAACCCGGGGAACAAGTTGAAGTGGTGGCTGTCCATGAGCGTGAAACCGAAGTGCGGGCCTACGAGGGCCAAGTTGAGTCGCTAACTGCTGCCGAATCGCAAGGGGTCGGGGTGCGAGTCATACGTGATGGTCGTCAGGGTTTTGCTTCTGCAGGCACGCTCGATCTGGCCATTTTGGACGAGACGCTGGCCGAAGCACGAGAAAACCTTGCTTTTGCTACTCCCGACGAGTTTTGTGCCTTGGCTACTCCCGATGCTTTAGACCCTGCAGTGTTAGATATTTACCGCCAAGAACTGGTGGACTTTCCCGTCGAAAGCAAAGTGGCGTTAGCCCTCGAGTTGGAACGCCGAACCAGGCAAGGCGACCCTCGCATCATTGGGGTGGAATCAGCTGATTATTCAGATTCGGTGACCCAAACTGCGGTAGCCACCACAACCGGCATACGTACCACGGCCGCCGAAACCGGCTGCTTTCTTTCTGCGTATTCGTTGGCCGAAGAAAACGGCGACACCCAAGCCGGGTTCGGCTTTTCGGTAGGGCGCCAGCCCAGCGACCTTGAGGTAAGCCAGGCTGCTACCGATGCGGTAGAACGCTCCACCCGCATGTTGGGTGCGGTGAAACCTCCTTCGGGCCGCATGATGGTGGTACTTGATCCGTGGGTGAGCGCACAGTTTTTGGGCATCGTGGGGGGCACCTTGAGCGGCGAAGCGGTACAAAAGGGCCGCTCTTTGTTTGCCGAACGTTTAGGTGACCAAGTGGCCGCGGCGTCTTTGACGTTGATTGATGACCCCACCAACCCGGCGGCATTTACCGCTACCGCTACCGACGGCGAGGGCCTCGCTACCCGCCGCAACGTGTTGATGCAAGACGGCCGATTAGAGAAATTTGTGCATAACAGTTACACCGCTCGTCGGGTCGGTACCGCTTCTACCGGGTCAGCGGTACGGGGTTATTCCTCGACCCCTGGCGTAGGAGTGCAAGCAGTGTCGGTGCAACCGGGCCAACTCAGTCCGGATGCTTTGATTGCTGGTATTACCGACGGCTTGTTAGTGCAAGGAGTGAGTGGTCTGCACTCTGGGGTGAACCCGGTCAGCGGGGATTTCTCCACCGGGGCCGAAGGTTTGCGTATTCGTAACGGAGAGTTGGCTGAACCGGTGCGGGAGTTCACCATTGCTTCGACGTTGCAGAAAATGTTGTTGGAGGTCACTGCGGTAGGCGACGACTTGGTTTGGTTGCCGATGAAGGCAGCTGGGGTGACTTTGGTGATTGCCGAACTTACGGTTTCTGGGGCTTAG
- a CDS encoding TldD/PmbA family protein, whose translation MLDPALLQETIETALQSGATFAEVFVEDKRSTSAVLDDSKIEELTSGRRRGAGIRVILGETTGFAHTADLSPEGLQTAARAAAAAAQSAGNSNKSVAFTSDGSLPAPAAAVMPDQVSGSQKVALLQKADQAARGFQAAITQVSAHYADSRRRIQIANSEGLLAGDDQVRTLFAVSCVAQGDLGRQTGRQFMGHTVGFEIFDSVDVESMALQAAQRAYTKLSAVPAPSGEMPVVVGPGGGGVLFHEACGHGLEADIIAKSASVFAGRRGEMVANPMVTLVDDGTMAGEWGRYGVDDEGHLAQRNVLIENGVLTDYMWDYLRATKEGRPCSGNGRRESYQHLPMVRMTNTFLEPGPNDPAEIIASTDHGVYVAQLGGGQVNTVTGDFVFGMTEAYLIENGELTSPIRDGNLIGNGPQTLQDIDAIAGDFAMGSPGTCGKDGQGVPVGDGTPTLRVARLTVGGTAA comes from the coding sequence TTGCTTGACCCAGCATTGCTGCAAGAAACCATAGAAACAGCGCTTCAGTCGGGAGCGACCTTTGCGGAAGTGTTCGTAGAGGACAAACGCTCTACTTCGGCGGTGCTCGACGACAGCAAAATTGAAGAGCTAACCAGCGGCCGTCGCCGAGGGGCCGGCATACGAGTGATTTTAGGAGAAACCACCGGGTTTGCCCATACCGCTGACCTTTCGCCTGAAGGCCTACAAACGGCAGCCCGAGCGGCCGCCGCCGCCGCACAAAGCGCAGGCAACAGCAACAAGTCGGTGGCTTTTACCTCTGACGGATCCCTGCCCGCTCCGGCTGCTGCGGTTATGCCCGACCAGGTTTCCGGCAGTCAAAAAGTAGCGTTGTTGCAAAAAGCTGACCAGGCAGCACGAGGCTTTCAAGCAGCCATCACCCAAGTATCAGCGCACTACGCAGACAGCCGTCGCCGCATTCAAATAGCGAACAGCGAAGGCTTGTTGGCCGGTGATGATCAGGTACGCACCTTATTTGCTGTTTCTTGCGTGGCCCAAGGAGACCTCGGGCGACAAACGGGGCGGCAATTCATGGGCCACACCGTGGGTTTCGAAATCTTTGACTCCGTCGACGTCGAATCTATGGCCCTCCAAGCAGCGCAACGGGCTTACACCAAATTGTCTGCCGTGCCCGCCCCCAGTGGCGAAATGCCAGTAGTGGTGGGCCCCGGCGGCGGGGGCGTGCTTTTTCACGAGGCCTGCGGCCACGGGCTCGAAGCCGACATTATTGCCAAGTCGGCTTCGGTGTTTGCCGGCCGGCGAGGCGAAATGGTCGCCAACCCTATGGTGACTTTGGTCGACGACGGCACCATGGCCGGCGAATGGGGGCGTTACGGCGTAGACGACGAAGGCCACCTCGCTCAACGCAATGTGCTCATTGAAAACGGAGTGCTTACTGACTACATGTGGGATTATCTACGGGCCACCAAAGAAGGCCGGCCGTGTTCAGGCAACGGGCGCCGCGAGAGTTACCAGCATCTTCCTATGGTCCGCATGACCAACACGTTTCTTGAACCAGGGCCCAATGACCCGGCAGAAATTATTGCTTCGACCGACCATGGGGTTTATGTGGCGCAGTTGGGCGGCGGGCAAGTCAACACGGTGACCGGAGATTTTGTGTTCGGCATGACCGAGGCTTACCTCATAGAAAACGGTGAGTTGACGTCGCCTATCCGTGACGGCAACTTGATTGGCAACGGCCCGCAAACCCTGCAAGACATTGACGCCATTGCCGGCGACTTTGCTATGGGGTCCCCGGGTACCTGCGGCAAAGATGGCCAAGGAGTTCCAGTCGGCGACGGCACCCCCACCTTGCGGGTGGCCCGTTTAACCGTTGGGGGGACCGCAGCATGA
- a CDS encoding thioesterase, producing MALRIGLQASLELTVSDEDTALAWRSGNVPVLGTPRLAALLEEATVAALADHLEPGKTTVGMRIHLDHFAPSAVGDQIVASAEVEQISGRRITFNAQAVCGSRCLEGEAGTVIGSAVIVRVVVDAERFLQRLQ from the coding sequence ATGGCTTTACGCATTGGTCTTCAGGCTTCTCTTGAACTCACGGTGTCCGACGAAGACACTGCCTTGGCGTGGCGGTCGGGCAATGTACCAGTTCTCGGTACCCCACGTTTGGCGGCCCTTTTGGAAGAGGCCACCGTGGCGGCTCTTGCCGACCATCTTGAGCCGGGTAAAACCACCGTCGGCATGCGCATCCACCTTGATCATTTTGCTCCGTCAGCGGTAGGCGACCAGATTGTGGCTTCTGCCGAGGTGGAGCAAATCAGTGGGCGTCGCATCACCTTTAACGCTCAAGCGGTGTGTGGCTCTCGTTGCCTTGAAGGCGAAGCCGGCACGGTGATTGGCTCAGCGGTTATTGTACGAGTGGTGGTAGACGCCGAACGCTTCCTTCAACGACTGCAGTAG
- a CDS encoding phosphatase PAP2 family protein gives MLSADSKPTLSKRLRRLSAEGVGTGLRWWAEVLLVLAFYATYTTTRNQFGSVSVSPQQALENAESIIDFERSLGLFQELRIQDFFIDWRWFIQFWNLFYGTFHFAVTIFALMWLYRRFPMLYPRWRTSFLCTTGLALIGFSLFPLMPPRLLTDCGQYGACLTTWPFVDTVREVGGLWSFDSGTMQQVSNQYAAMPSLHFAWALWSALALWPVLENRWARRLIAFYPVGTLFAVIVTGNHYWVDALGGLVVLAIGIVLGRFLADSWHNWNLHR, from the coding sequence ATGTTGTCTGCTGATTCAAAGCCCACGCTGAGTAAACGTCTTCGACGCCTTTCGGCCGAGGGGGTAGGTACCGGGCTGCGTTGGTGGGCTGAGGTGCTGCTGGTGTTGGCTTTCTATGCCACCTACACCACCACGCGAAACCAATTTGGTTCCGTCTCGGTGAGCCCTCAGCAGGCGCTGGAAAATGCCGAAAGCATCATTGATTTTGAACGCTCTCTGGGCCTTTTTCAAGAACTACGCATTCAAGACTTCTTTATTGATTGGCGTTGGTTTATTCAGTTTTGGAACCTTTTTTACGGGACCTTTCATTTTGCGGTCACCATTTTTGCTTTGATGTGGCTTTACCGCCGCTTCCCCATGCTTTACCCTCGTTGGCGCACCTCATTTTTGTGCACCACCGGGTTAGCGCTCATCGGGTTTAGTTTGTTTCCACTCATGCCCCCTCGTCTGCTTACTGATTGCGGCCAATACGGGGCTTGTCTTACCACTTGGCCTTTTGTGGACACGGTGCGCGAGGTCGGCGGCCTGTGGTCGTTTGATTCGGGCACCATGCAGCAAGTTTCTAACCAATACGCCGCCATGCCCAGTTTGCATTTTGCTTGGGCCCTGTGGTCTGCTTTGGCTCTGTGGCCGGTGTTAGAAAACCGTTGGGCTCGCCGACTCATTGCCTTTTACCCGGTCGGTACTTTGTTTGCGGTAATCGTTACCGGCAACCACTATTGGGTAGATGCTTTGGGTGGGCTGGTTGTTCTGGCCATCGGTATTGTTTTGGGCCGTTTTCTGGCCGATAGTTGGCATAACTGGAACCTTCACCGTTGA
- the dxs gene encoding 1-deoxy-D-xylulose-5-phosphate synthase, whose protein sequence is MLLKEIHSPQDLRGLTVDQLTALAAEIRQEIVAVVDRTGGHLGSNLGVVELTMALHRTFESPHDVILWDVGHQTYVHKLLTGRANEFASLRQPGGLSGYPAQKESPHDWIENSHASPVLSYAHGLATAFAATGEDRRVVAVIGDGSMTGGMAFEGLNNLGHSELGVTIVLNDNGRSYAPTVGKLSESLIRIRSNPTYMRRQRRLEELAEQLPWVGEIVERGINATKAAIREFLEPTAFFEALGVHYLGPFDGHDIAEIEDALANAAEFDGPVVVHVLTQKGRGYQPAEEDSIKHMHDTSGIKPGSYTEAFTEALIKEAESRPELVAITAAMPDSTGLLSFKERFTDRCFDVGIAEQHAVTAAAGMALGGLHPVVALYATFLTRAIDQINLDVALHKLPVVFCLDRAGITGDDGPSHHGVLDMVLLTKVPGMTVFAPSSYQELQQMLHDALEITGGPSAIRWAKTAAPHVGEEEIGQGLSARLASGPADGPADVCLLGAGKMFAVATQAAELLAQSGVTTTVWDPRLISPLDPAMLENAASHPLVVTVEDGFRQGGFGTLVRDALAENLDAPPVVVLGVPVDHHPHNDADALLASFGLDPQGVADTILARR, encoded by the coding sequence GTGTTACTTAAAGAAATCCATTCGCCTCAAGATCTTCGTGGCCTTACCGTTGACCAGTTGACCGCGCTGGCTGCCGAGATTCGTCAAGAAATCGTGGCGGTTGTTGACCGTACCGGCGGGCATTTGGGCTCCAACTTGGGGGTAGTGGAGCTCACCATGGCTTTACATCGCACCTTTGAAAGCCCGCACGATGTCATCTTGTGGGACGTGGGGCATCAAACTTACGTACACAAACTCTTGACTGGGCGAGCCAACGAGTTTGCCTCTTTGCGGCAACCCGGCGGCCTTTCTGGCTACCCGGCGCAAAAAGAATCTCCCCACGACTGGATAGAAAACTCTCACGCTTCGCCGGTGCTTTCTTACGCCCATGGTTTAGCCACGGCTTTTGCCGCCACTGGCGAAGACCGTCGGGTGGTCGCGGTGATTGGTGATGGTTCAATGACGGGCGGCATGGCCTTCGAAGGGTTGAACAACCTTGGCCACAGCGAGCTTGGGGTGACCATTGTTTTAAACGACAACGGCCGTTCTTACGCCCCTACGGTGGGCAAGTTGTCGGAGAGCCTTATCCGTATTCGCTCTAACCCCACCTACATGCGGCGCCAGCGCCGTTTAGAGGAACTCGCTGAGCAACTGCCCTGGGTGGGTGAAATAGTTGAACGAGGTATTAACGCCACCAAGGCGGCTATACGGGAGTTTTTAGAACCCACCGCCTTTTTTGAAGCCCTCGGCGTGCACTACCTCGGGCCTTTCGACGGCCATGATATTGCCGAAATTGAAGATGCTTTAGCGAACGCCGCCGAATTTGATGGGCCGGTGGTGGTTCACGTGTTGACCCAAAAAGGCCGTGGCTATCAGCCTGCTGAAGAAGACTCCATCAAACACATGCACGACACTTCGGGCATCAAACCAGGCAGTTATACCGAAGCTTTCACCGAAGCCCTTATTAAAGAAGCGGAATCTCGCCCCGAGTTGGTGGCTATTACGGCGGCCATGCCGGACTCCACCGGGTTACTTTCTTTTAAAGAACGTTTCACCGATCGCTGTTTCGATGTTGGCATTGCCGAACAACATGCCGTTACCGCCGCTGCGGGGATGGCCTTGGGCGGTTTACACCCGGTGGTGGCTTTGTACGCCACGTTCTTGACTCGAGCCATTGACCAAATCAACTTGGATGTGGCTTTGCACAAACTCCCGGTGGTTTTTTGCCTTGATCGGGCCGGCATTACCGGCGACGATGGGCCCTCTCATCACGGGGTTTTAGACATGGTGTTGCTTACCAAAGTGCCCGGGATGACTGTTTTTGCCCCCTCGTCGTACCAGGAACTTCAACAAATGCTTCACGATGCTTTAGAGATAACCGGTGGCCCGTCGGCCATTCGTTGGGCCAAAACGGCTGCCCCGCATGTCGGTGAAGAAGAAATCGGTCAAGGACTTTCGGCTCGTTTGGCCAGCGGCCCCGCTGACGGCCCGGCTGATGTGTGTTTGCTGGGGGCCGGCAAAATGTTTGCCGTCGCTACCCAAGCCGCCGAGTTGTTGGCCCAATCTGGGGTCACTACCACCGTCTGGGACCCTCGTTTAATTTCGCCGTTAGACCCGGCCATGTTAGAAAATGCTGCCAGTCACCCACTGGTGGTTACCGTTGAAGACGGTTTTCGCCAAGGCGGCTTCGGCACGCTGGTACGTGATGCGTTGGCCGAAAATCTTGACGCTCCCCCCGTGGTGGTGCTCGGTGTACCGGTAGACCATCACCCCCATAACGACGCCGACGCTTTGTTGGCTTCGTTTGGTTTAGATCCGCAAGGCGTGGCCGATACGATCCTGGCTCGCCGATAG
- a CDS encoding crotonase/enoyl-CoA hydratase family protein, with translation MSKNLVTIENDDNIAILHWDDGKANVLGYDGIAALLEALDEVEAAGADAVVLSGQAGKYCAGFDLAVMKEGNEAARGMLARGVDLFMRLYLFPRPVVSACTGHAIAAGAIMLMCTDLRVGAQGKFKIGLPEVTIGMSLPFFATELARDRLSKRHYTRATALGYLYSPDQAVDVGYLDEVVAADQVLATAVEQAHGLTGISRGGLVATRQTTRAVIAGEIKAGLAADLANFDTTN, from the coding sequence ATGAGTAAAAATTTAGTAACCATAGAAAACGATGACAACATCGCCATATTGCATTGGGATGACGGCAAGGCCAATGTTTTGGGCTATGACGGTATTGCTGCTTTACTCGAAGCGCTTGACGAGGTGGAAGCTGCCGGAGCGGACGCCGTGGTCTTGTCTGGTCAAGCCGGCAAGTACTGCGCCGGTTTTGATTTAGCGGTAATGAAAGAAGGCAACGAAGCGGCCCGCGGCATGTTGGCTCGTGGGGTGGATTTATTCATGCGTCTTTATTTGTTCCCTCGCCCGGTAGTTTCGGCCTGCACCGGTCATGCCATTGCTGCCGGGGCCATCATGTTGATGTGCACCGACTTGCGGGTTGGGGCGCAGGGGAAGTTCAAGATCGGTTTACCAGAAGTCACTATCGGCATGAGCCTTCCGTTTTTTGCTACCGAGTTGGCTCGTGATCGTTTGTCTAAGCGGCATTACACCCGAGCTACTGCTTTGGGTTACTTGTATTCCCCCGACCAGGCCGTTGACGTGGGGTACCTCGATGAAGTGGTGGCAGCAGACCAGGTTTTGGCTACCGCTGTTGAGCAAGCGCATGGGCTGACCGGCATTAGTCGAGGCGGCTTGGTGGCCACTCGTCAAACCACCCGGGCAGTTATTGCTGGTGAGATCAAGGCCGGGCTGGCTGCCGACTTGGCCAACTTTGACACCACTAACTAA